From Candidatus Sulfotelmatobacter sp., the proteins below share one genomic window:
- a CDS encoding class I SAM-dependent methyltransferase gives MNATAPYYADPELYDAIYADMVADVPIHVGDAKSAGGPVLEIACGDGRVLIPMLEAGVDAEGLDLSDDMLAALRRRLAERRLAARLHRADMRDFALDRRFALVTIPFSAFLHNLTQNDQIATLTRCREHLLPGGRLHLSAFHPDPKLMAGFDGTSHLVKEIPNRLAPGTLRVIDAVTLDPVEQRQHVERRVEFVAPSGEVVGARELRFDLRYVYKPEMELLLRAAGFTRWEALPMPRIGESGPPPDRPIREGDSLLWHAWVD, from the coding sequence ATGAACGCCACCGCCCCCTACTACGCCGATCCCGAGCTCTACGATGCGATTTACGCCGACATGGTCGCCGACGTCCCGATCCACGTCGGCGATGCGAAGTCGGCGGGCGGGCCGGTGCTGGAGATCGCCTGCGGAGACGGCCGCGTGCTGATCCCGATGCTCGAAGCCGGCGTCGACGCCGAGGGGCTCGATCTGAGCGACGATATGCTGGCGGCGCTGCGGCGGCGGCTCGCTGAGCGCCGCCTCGCGGCGCGGCTTCATCGCGCCGACATGCGCGACTTCGCGCTCGATCGCCGTTTTGCGCTGGTCACCATTCCGTTCAGCGCCTTTCTGCACAACCTCACCCAGAATGACCAGATCGCGACGCTCACCCGCTGCCGCGAGCATCTGCTCCCCGGCGGGCGGCTGCACCTCAGCGCCTTCCATCCCGACCCGAAGCTGATGGCCGGTTTCGACGGCACGTCTCACCTGGTGAAGGAGATCCCGAATCGGCTCGCCCCGGGAACTCTTCGGGTGATCGACGCGGTGACGCTCGATCCCGTCGAACAGCGACAGCACGTCGAGCGGCGGGTCGAGTTCGTCGCGCCGTCGGGCGAGGTGGTCGGAGCGCGCGAGCTGCGCTTCGATCTGCGCTACGTCTACAAGCCCGAGATGGAGCTGCTGCTGCGCGCCGCCGGGTTCACGCGCTGGGAGGCGCTGCCGATGCCCCGGATCGGCGAGTCCGGGCCGCCGCCCGATCGACCGATTCGCGAAGGCGACTCCCTCCTGTGGCACGCATGGGTGGACTGA